CATAACATGGAACAATTACAACAAGCCTCTTTTGAAGCATTAGTGGAAACCGATGAAATAGGAGAACGGATCGCCCAAAGCATCATCCATTATTTTTCAAACGAAAAGAATCGTGAATTAATTGAACGACTTAAATCCTATGGATTGCAAATGTCTATATCCGAAGAGAAACTGGCAAGCCGGACAAATAAACTATCCGGACAAACATTTGTAATCAGCGGAACTTTTTCCAAACATTCACGAGACGAATACAAAGCTATAATAGAACAACACGGAGGTAAAAATACAGGATCCGTTTCGGCAAAAACCAATTATATACTAGCTGGCGAAAATATGGGACCTGCCAAACTGGAAAAAGCTAAAAAGTTAGGTATAAAGATAGTAAATGAAGAAGATTTCTTAAATATGCTCTTATGATTCTGACAAATTATTTTATTAAACGTAAAGTGAACAAATTGGTTTCGTCAATTCCCCGGAATCGTAAATTTAAGTCACTCAATGAAATCGATACCATTTTGTTACTTTATCATGTTTCCGATTCAAAAGAGATTGAGAAATGTGTTTTACAACTAAAGAAAATAGGAAAAAAAGTATATACTTGCGGCTATAAAGCGGAAGAAGCTCCACAAGGGACTGACCCGGAAGATGATTTTCATATTTATGTGCAGGCAAAAAAAGAAGTTAATATATGGGGAATGCCATCGGGAGCAATTGTGGAAAAAATGAATGCTTGCCGTCCTGACGTCATAATCGATTTAACCCGGAGAAAAGAGTATGTAATGCAATATCTTTTGCTAAAATGCAATTGTGATTTCAAAACAGGGATTAAGGAAGATGAAAATGACTTATATGATTTTTCTATCTCCGGAGCCAAAAATAAGGATTTGTTATATTTATTCGAGCAAATCATTTTTTATTTGCAGACTATCCGTTCTAAATGATATAATTTATTACTTTTGCAGGACAATTTAAAAATCGAATAAAGGAATATCTTCCCGATGGCAGACATTAATTTAAGAGGAATGGGAGTGGCTTTGATCACTCCATTCAAAGAAGATGAAAGCGTAGATTATGAAGCTCTGGCAAAATTGGTAGATTACCAACTTCAGAATGGCACAGACTATTTAGTAGTATTAGGTACTACTGCAGAAACCCCGACACTTACAGAAGATGAAAAGAAAAAAATACTCCGTCTTGTAGTTGATAAAGTTCGCGGGCAAATTCCTATTGTACTTGGTTTAGGAGGCAATTGTACGCGAGCAATAGTAGAAAAGCTGAAAAATGATGATTTTGAAGGCGTAGATGCCATCTTATCGGTTGTTCCTTATTACAATAAACCTTCTCAGGAAGGAATTTACCAACATTACAAAGCAATTGCCGAAGCTACTAAACTCCCTATCGTATTGTACAATGTTCCGGGAAGAACCGGTGTAAATATGACTGCACAGACTACATTACGTATCGCCAACGATTTCAATAATGTGATTGCTGTTAAAGAGGCATCAGGCAATATTACCCAAATGGATGACATTATCAAGAATAAGCCAGCCCGTTTTAATGTAATTTCCGGTGACGACGGGATTGCTTTTCCTCTGATCACTTTAGGTGCCGTAGGTGTTATTTCCGTAATCGGTAATGCTTTCCCCCGCGAATTCAGCCGTATGGTGCGCTTGGCTCTTGCCGGAGATTATGCAAGTGCTTTGACTATCCATCATGGATTTACAGAACTGTTTGAATTGCTTTTCGTTGACGGGAATCCAGCCGGAGCTAAAAGTATGCTGAATGCCATGGGATTTATTAAAAATAAGCTACGTTTACCTTTAGTTCCTACCCGGATTACTACCTTCGAAAAAATACGTGAAGTTTTACGTGGATTAAGTATAAAATGCTAAGCATTGTAATAATGCTAAAATAATACAATCTAGGAATCCTGCTTGTCGAAATACATAATAGGCAAGCAGGATTATTTTTTATCTTTATTTTGCCCCAGACTTATTGTAAAAAATCTAGTTTTAACACACTATCATATATCTAATTCACAATATGTTTTGCAACATATTATGTGATTTTTTATGCCATATTGTTTGCAAGAATCCATTTATTTTATGTTACCTTTGGGAAAATTTTTTCTTTTATCATGAAAATATTCGATAAAATTCAATATACATATATTCTTATTTCTTTATTCGTTGTTGTATTTTTTCTAGCTTTTACGGAAAAGAAAGCTGAAACTAGTACAAGAATACGGATAAATCAGGTAGGATATTATCCATACGCTGAAAATACAGCCGTTATAACAGGTAAGAATACGCGGGGAGAATTCTATATCCGGGATAAAATAACAAATAAAGTAGTAACAAAAAGTGTATTATCTAAGCTAAGAAAGTCTTTATTTACAGAAAAGTATCGGGAACGGCCTAGAGGACATCCGGATGAACCTATTTTAATTCTCTCTCCGGCAGCGTTGACTAAACGGCAGAAAGGCAGTTTCTGTCTTCTCCTAAAAGCCGGTATGATACAGGCGTATAACAATATATTGTAAACTCAAGTTTATGATAAGATATTTTATTCCTGTATGAACTGTATGAAAACGGATATGGAAGATAGGATATTTTGCTTTCTGGCTGGTAATTACTTATAAATCATTCTCTAGGAACTTATATTCAGGAATTTCATTAATAAATGCGTAAGTATTTTTATTATAATCGATTTTACAGCAATAGTGATTCATACCATTACTTACTACTAAGTATCTTACTCGCATAATTATATTGTAGCGTACAATCTGGTCAAACACAGTTTGTTTAATTTCAATATGAGGGGCTTTGTATTCTATTACCATAAGAGGAGTAAGAAACCGGTTGTAAACTACGGTATCACAACGTTTAGAAGTTCCATTCAAAGTAAGTGCAACTTCGTGAGCTATGAGTTCTTTAGGGAAATTTTTTTCTGTAATCAAGTAATTTATAAAATGTTGCCGGACCCATTCTTCGGGAGTAAGAGCTACAAATTTTTGCCGTACTACATCATAGATAAAACGTTTGCCGTCCTTTTCTGAAATTTTAGCAGCATAATATGGTAAGTTTAACGAAGGCATTTAGTATATTTGTTCAATTAAATTTGTCACCAAAGGTAGTGATTTATGAAGACAAAACAAGAGATTGTAGAAAATTGGTTACCCAGATATACAGAGCGTAAGCTGGAAGACTTCACCGACTATATATTACTAACAAACTTTGCCAAGTACATAGAATTGTTTGCAACTCGCTTTCATGTGCCTGTTATCGGCGAAAAAGCCTCGATGCCTAACGTATCGGCAGAAGGAATTACCCTCATTAATTTTGGTATGGGAAGTGCGAATGCAGCAACTATAATGGATTTACTTTCAGCTATTAAACCTAAAGGGGTGCTTTTCCTCGGTAAGTGCGGCGGATTAAAGACTGCCAATAAAATAGGCGATTATCTGTTGCCTATCGCTGCGATTCGCGGGGAAGGAACTTCGGACGATTACCTTCCTCCTGAAGTGCCTTCTTTACCTGCATTTTCCATGCTCCGTGCTATCTCTTCGGCTATTCGCGATCATGGTCGTGATTATTGGACGGGTACCGTTTATACTACCAATCGCCGTGTTTGGGAATATGATACGGATTTTAAAGAATATCTGGTTAGCACTCATGCTACAGGAATCGATATGGAGACAGCAACGCTTTTTACAGCTGGATTTGTAAATGAAATCCCTACAGGAGCACTTTTAATGGTATCCGATAAGCCCTTGGATATAGGTGGTATTAAAACCCAGGAAAGCGACCAGATGGTAACGCAACAATTTGTCCAGGAACATGTAGATCTGGGAATAGATGCATTAAGAATGATGATTGACAAGAAGAAAACAGTCCGTCATATCCGTTTTAACTGGTAAAAAGAAGTATGGCAAAAAAAGAATATACATTTGAAGAAATATGCCGGGAAATACGCCAAAAGAAATTTTTGCCTGTTTACTTCCTTATGGGAGAAGAGGCTTTCTTTATGGACCAGATCACTGATTTGATAATAGAAAATGCCCTGGACGAATCGGAAAGGGATTTTAATCAGATTATTTTATATGGAGCGGATACGGATGTTGCAACTATTATCAACGCGGCACGCCGTTTTCCGATGATGTCAAAATATCAATTGGTTGTAGTACGGGAAGCTCAAATGCTGAAGAATATAGAGGAATTATCGTTTTATGTAAAAAAGCCCCTTGAATCTACAATTCTGGTTATCAACCATAAATATAAAACGTTAGACCGCCGTAAATCTTTGGCTTCTGCTGTGGAAAAGGTCGGAGTGCTGTTTGAATCGAAAAAGGTTCCCGACTATAAGTTACCGGGCTTTATTACTTCTTATCTCCAACAAAGAGGAATCGGGATCGACCCTAAAGCTGCTCAAATGCTCTCAGACTTTCTAGGAAATGATTTAAACAAGCTTACGAAAGAGTTGGAGAAGTTGAACCTGTTGCTTTCTACACAAACAAAACGGATTACTCCGGAATTGGTCGAACAGAATATAGGGATCAGTAAAGAATACAATAACTTCGAATTAATCAAAGCCATCGCAACAAAAGACGTGTTGAAAGCAAATCGAATTGCACAGCACTTTGATAAGAACCCGAAGAATAACCCGATTCAAATGACCCTTCCTGTAATTTTTAACTATTTTATGAACCTCCTTATTTGCTATTATACACCCGATAAATCGGATAATTCTTTAATGCAGGCATTGGGTTTAAAAGGAACATTCCAATTAAAAGATTATCAATTGGGGATGAAAAATTATTCTGCAATGAAGGTTTTTAACCTAATTGCAGATATTCGTACGTGCGATGCAGCCTCAAAGGGTATAAATAACAATTCTGCATCACCCGGAGAGTTATTAAAAGAGCTTTTATATAGGATTTTACACTAATTTATCCCAGTAGATAGCTATTGTTCAGAAGAAAGGGTATTTTCTACTATTTCTCATTTTTATGAGGAATAAGAAAATACCCCTTTTTTATTGTATTTCAATGTATTATGCAAAATTAAAGCCGTTGAGAATTGAATATTCAATTTCTTCTTAGCAGTTCTCCGCTAAAACTAGACTTATTCTTCCTTTCGAATAGCATTCAACCTTACCATTTCTCTACAGAACAAAAATGAAGGACAATTTGGCATATATCTAGGTAGATTTTTTCTTAAATAGCTTA
The genomic region above belongs to Parabacteroides pacaensis and contains:
- a CDS encoding DUF6913 domain-containing protein, with amino-acid sequence MILTNYFIKRKVNKLVSSIPRNRKFKSLNEIDTILLLYHVSDSKEIEKCVLQLKKIGKKVYTCGYKAEEAPQGTDPEDDFHIYVQAKKEVNIWGMPSGAIVEKMNACRPDVIIDLTRRKEYVMQYLLLKCNCDFKTGIKEDENDLYDFSISGAKNKDLLYLFEQIIFYLQTIRSK
- the dapA gene encoding 4-hydroxy-tetrahydrodipicolinate synthase, with the translated sequence MADINLRGMGVALITPFKEDESVDYEALAKLVDYQLQNGTDYLVVLGTTAETPTLTEDEKKKILRLVVDKVRGQIPIVLGLGGNCTRAIVEKLKNDDFEGVDAILSVVPYYNKPSQEGIYQHYKAIAEATKLPIVLYNVPGRTGVNMTAQTTLRIANDFNNVIAVKEASGNITQMDDIIKNKPARFNVISGDDGIAFPLITLGAVGVISVIGNAFPREFSRMVRLALAGDYASALTIHHGFTELFELLFVDGNPAGAKSMLNAMGFIKNKLRLPLVPTRITTFEKIREVLRGLSIKC
- a CDS encoding cellulase N-terminal Ig-like domain-containing protein — its product is MKIFDKIQYTYILISLFVVVFFLAFTEKKAETSTRIRINQVGYYPYAENTAVITGKNTRGEFYIRDKITNKVVTKSVLSKLRKSLFTEKYRERPRGHPDEPILILSPAALTKRQKGSFCLLLKAGMIQAYNNIL
- a CDS encoding type I restriction enzyme HsdR N-terminal domain-containing protein, whose translation is MPSLNLPYYAAKISEKDGKRFIYDVVRQKFVALTPEEWVRQHFINYLITEKNFPKELIAHEVALTLNGTSKRCDTVVYNRFLTPLMVIEYKAPHIEIKQTVFDQIVRYNIIMRVRYLVVSNGMNHYCCKIDYNKNTYAFINEIPEYKFLENDL
- a CDS encoding AMP nucleosidase, with product MKTKQEIVENWLPRYTERKLEDFTDYILLTNFAKYIELFATRFHVPVIGEKASMPNVSAEGITLINFGMGSANAATIMDLLSAIKPKGVLFLGKCGGLKTANKIGDYLLPIAAIRGEGTSDDYLPPEVPSLPAFSMLRAISSAIRDHGRDYWTGTVYTTNRRVWEYDTDFKEYLVSTHATGIDMETATLFTAGFVNEIPTGALLMVSDKPLDIGGIKTQESDQMVTQQFVQEHVDLGIDALRMMIDKKKTVRHIRFNW
- the holA gene encoding DNA polymerase III subunit delta yields the protein MAKKEYTFEEICREIRQKKFLPVYFLMGEEAFFMDQITDLIIENALDESERDFNQIILYGADTDVATIINAARRFPMMSKYQLVVVREAQMLKNIEELSFYVKKPLESTILVINHKYKTLDRRKSLASAVEKVGVLFESKKVPDYKLPGFITSYLQQRGIGIDPKAAQMLSDFLGNDLNKLTKELEKLNLLLSTQTKRITPELVEQNIGISKEYNNFELIKAIATKDVLKANRIAQHFDKNPKNNPIQMTLPVIFNYFMNLLICYYTPDKSDNSLMQALGLKGTFQLKDYQLGMKNYSAMKVFNLIADIRTCDAASKGINNNSASPGELLKELLYRILH